In a genomic window of Fusobacterium sp.:
- a CDS encoding chromate transporter, which yields MWGLILILLISFLQIGLFSIGGGYATIPLIQEQVVNIHKWLTFQEFTDIITISQMTPGPLAVNTSTFVGIRIAGIPGAITATFGCVISGFGISIMLYNFFNKYKKINTVLNILSGLRAVSVGLIASSASTIILMAFGGISKLEEIEKININIVAIGIFITSIFLLRKFKINPIVMMVLSGTAGFFLY from the coding sequence ATGTGGGGGTTGATTTTGATATTATTGATAAGCTTTTTACAGATAGGATTATTCAGTATAGGAGGAGGATATGCTACTATTCCTTTGATACAGGAACAAGTTGTAAACATACATAAATGGCTGACATTTCAAGAATTTACAGATATAATAACTATTTCACAAATGACACCAGGACCACTTGCTGTGAATACATCTACATTTGTAGGAATAAGAATAGCAGGAATACCAGGAGCAATTACTGCAACTTTTGGATGTGTTATTTCTGGGTTTGGAATATCTATAATGTTATATAATTTTTTTAATAAATATAAAAAAATAAATACTGTTTTAAATATTCTTAGTGGCTTAAGAGCAGTATCAGTAGGATTGATAGCCTCATCTGCCAGTACGATAATTTTAATGGCTTTTGGAGGAATATCAAAATTAGAAGAGATAGAGAAAATCAATATAAATATAGTGGCAATAGGAATATTTATTACTTCTATATTTTTATTAAGAAAATTTAAAATAAATCCAATAGTAATGATGGTATTGAGTGGAACAGCTGGTTTTTTCCTGTATTAA
- a CDS encoding chromate transporter has protein sequence MKNSKTEIWIWLFGINFFISAFTFGGGYVVIPMIKKYFVDRKKLFNNEELMDMAAIAQSSPGAIAINLSVLSGYRAAGMIGAIISCIAAVFPPLIILGVISVYYLMFRDNQMISSILKGMEAGVGALIVDIVIDMSRAVFREKQRIMSLIIPITFVASFVFHINVIFIILSCSAICFIDGWIKKKKGEKICGG, from the coding sequence ATGAAAAATAGCAAGACAGAAATTTGGATATGGCTTTTTGGAATAAATTTTTTTATAAGTGCTTTTACTTTTGGTGGAGGATATGTAGTCATTCCCATGATAAAAAAGTATTTTGTAGATAGAAAAAAACTTTTTAATAATGAAGAATTAATGGACATGGCTGCAATAGCGCAATCTTCTCCAGGAGCAATAGCTATCAATCTTTCAGTTTTATCTGGTTATAGGGCAGCAGGGATGATTGGAGCAATTATAAGCTGTATAGCAGCAGTATTCCCTCCACTTATTATATTAGGAGTGATTTCAGTATATTATTTAATGTTCAGAGATAATCAAATGATTTCATCAATATTAAAAGGAATGGAAGCAGGAGTAGGAGCATTGATAGTAGATATTGTTATAGATATGAGCAGAGCTGTTTTCAGAGAAAAACAGAGAATAATGTCTTTGATTATACCAATAACATTTGTAGCTAGTTTTGTATTTCATATTAATGTTATATTTATAATTTTATCTTGTTCAGCAATTTGTTTTATTGATGGATGGATAAAAAAGAAAAAAGGAGAAAAAATATGTGGGGGTTGA
- a CDS encoding LysR family transcriptional regulator has translation MNIRHLHIFKVVCEEMNFTRAAEKLYMTQPAVSHVINDLEEETGHILFDRISKKIYLTEMGKIFLSKTLRILELYNDLENNFYSSEKDIPIHIGSCITIGNFWLPSIIKKFKEIYPETPLKIEIDSAAVIEKMLLDNKIETALIEGGVQNENLIKTLFSSYEISVICSTNHPFSKRKSISIEELLKENLLLREKGSAIRDCFDNTLARKDIFAVPSWTSVNSQALIQGVKNNLGITVLPDILVKNELEKNELKKLFIKDLKLKNNNYIVYHKDKYISKTIFAFIELIKKIAL, from the coding sequence TTGAATATAAGGCATCTTCATATTTTTAAAGTTGTTTGTGAAGAAATGAATTTTACTCGAGCGGCAGAAAAATTATATATGACACAACCTGCTGTATCTCATGTAATAAATGATTTAGAAGAAGAAACAGGACATATTCTCTTCGATCGTATATCAAAAAAAATATATTTAACTGAAATGGGAAAAATTTTTTTAAGTAAGACTTTAAGAATTTTAGAGTTATATAATGATCTGGAAAATAATTTCTATAGTTCTGAAAAAGATATTCCTATACATATTGGTTCATGTATAACAATAGGTAATTTTTGGCTTCCATCTATTATAAAAAAATTTAAAGAAATTTATCCTGAAACTCCATTGAAAATAGAAATTGACAGTGCTGCTGTAATAGAAAAAATGCTTTTAGATAATAAGATAGAAACTGCTCTGATTGAAGGAGGAGTACAGAATGAAAATCTCATCAAGACACTCTTTTCTTCCTATGAAATAAGTGTAATATGTTCTACCAATCATCCTTTTTCTAAAAGAAAATCTATCTCTATTGAAGAACTTCTAAAAGAAAATCTTCTATTAAGAGAAAAAGGAAGTGCTATAAGAGATTGTTTTGATAATACTTTAGCTAGAAAAGATATCTTTGCTGTTCCTTCATGGACTAGTGTTAATTCTCAGGCATTGATACAGGGAGTTAAAAATAATCTTGGAATAACTGTTCTTCCGGATATATTAGTTAAAAATGAATTAGAAAAAAATGAATTGAAAAAACTTTTTATTAAAGATTTAAAATTAAAAAATAATAATTATATTGTTTATCATAAAGATAAATATATTTCAAAAACTATCTTTGCTTTTATTGAATTAATAAAAAAAATTGCTTTATAA
- the lgt gene encoding prolipoprotein diacylglyceryl transferase, with protein sequence MHPVLFTIGGFEIRFYGLMYALSFFIGIEIAKYMARERNFKTSIIENYAFIAMISGLLGGRLYYVMFNLDYYFYHPSEILATWHGGMAIHGGIIGGIIGTFVYAKIKKLNPLTLGDYAAAPLLLGQALGRFGNFMNGEIHGVPTFTPWNIIFSIKPKFYEWYSYYTSLPAIDKMDFNTLVPWGLVFPTSSPAGSEFPNMALHPAMLYELILNFVGFLFIWFVLRKRENKAPGYMWWYYIIIYSVIRIFVSFFRAEDLMIANIRAPHLVSFILIIFSIIMIKLGEKKTTK encoded by the coding sequence ATGCATCCAGTTTTATTTACTATAGGTGGATTTGAAATCCGTTTTTATGGTTTAATGTATGCACTATCTTTCTTTATAGGGATAGAAATTGCAAAATATATGGCAAGAGAAAGAAATTTTAAAACAAGTATAATTGAAAATTACGCATTTATAGCTATGATTTCAGGTTTATTAGGTGGGAGATTATACTATGTAATGTTTAATTTAGATTATTACTTTTATCATCCATCTGAAATACTTGCAACTTGGCATGGTGGAATGGCTATACATGGTGGAATAATTGGTGGAATAATTGGTACTTTTGTCTATGCTAAAATTAAAAAACTAAATCCTTTAACTTTGGGAGATTATGCTGCTGCCCCTCTTTTGTTAGGACAGGCTCTTGGTCGTTTTGGAAATTTTATGAATGGAGAAATACACGGAGTTCCTACTTTTACTCCATGGAATATTATTTTTAGTATAAAACCAAAATTTTATGAATGGTATTCTTATTATACTTCTCTTCCAGCAATTGACAAAATGGATTTTAACACACTTGTTCCTTGGGGGTTGGTATTTCCTACCTCATCTCCTGCAGGAAGTGAATTTCCTAACATGGCACTGCATCCAGCTATGTTATATGAGCTTATATTAAATTTTGTTGGTTTTCTTTTTATCTGGTTTGTCCTCAGAAAAAGAGAAAATAAAGCTCCTGGATATATGTGGTGGTATTATATTATAATATATAGTGTAATCAGAATTTTTGTGAGCTTTTTCAGAGCTGAAGATCTCATGATTGCTAATATAAGAGCCCCTCATCTTGTAAGTTTTATTCTTATTATATTCTCAATAATTATGATAAAACTTGGTGAAAAGAAAACAACAAAATAA